The following are encoded together in the Cicer arietinum cultivar CDC Frontier isolate Library 1 chromosome 2, Cicar.CDCFrontier_v2.0, whole genome shotgun sequence genome:
- the LOC113785462 gene encoding protein neprosin-like, whose protein sequence is IETVPIRRTTKEDLIRGKSFFNNLIFDGNPNNHVASISLRTVDPTYFSYFGVSGTNSVYNVKVENDQSSSSVMWVRNGAIDNTNFIGIGWHVAPELYDDDETHLYALWTSDNFKNTGCYNLLCSGFVQTSKSYYLGAPFAKTSIYGGEMFEIAISIIQDPITKDWWVTSENENLGYFPASLFSNMTSADQVGWGGRATTTSGAPGPPMGSGYFPDDIFDHASYFRYITYQNNSRKNFSPDKFLIQRFTDKPQCYNAKFYDNQGNEIGPAALQFGGPGGNCDG, encoded by the exons ATAGAAACCGTTCCTATTAGAAGGACAACTAAAGAAGATCTCATCCGTGgcaaatcattttttaataatcttATATTTGACGGGAATCCAAATAATCAt gTTGCATCTATTTCTCTAAGAACAGTAGATCCtacatatttttcttattttggaGTTAGTGGAACCAATAGCGTTTATAATGTAAAAGTTGAAAATGATCAATCAAGTTCCTCTGTTATGTGGGTTCGAAATGGAGCTATAGATAACACTAATTTTATCGGCATTGGATGGCAT GTGGCACCAGAGTTATACGACGATGATGAAACTCATCTCTATGCACTATGGACG TCAGATAATTTCAAGAATACCGGATGCTACAATTTATTATGTTCTGGTTTTGTTCAAACAAGCAAAAGTTATTACTTAGGTGCACCTTTTGCCAAAACATCTATCTATGGTGGAGAAATGTTTGAGATCGCAATATCCATTATTCAG GATCCTATAACAAAAGATTGGTGGGTgacaagtgaaaatgaaaatcTTGGATATTTTCCAGCATCTTTATTCTCCAACATGACATCTGCTGATCAAGTCGGGTGGGGTGGTAGAGCAACAACTACTTCGGGCGCTCCTGGTCCTCCAATGGGTTCAGGATACTTTCCTGATGATATATTTGATCATGCGAGTTATTTTAGATATATTACATATCAGAATAACTCTAGAAAAAACTTTTCACCAGACAAATTTTTGATACAAAGATTCACTGACAAACCTCAATGTTATAATGCTAAATTCTATGATAATCAAGGAAATGAGATTGGACCTGCGGCTCTCCAATTTGGAGGACCTGGTGGTAATTGTGATGGTTAG
- the LOC101489572 gene encoding phosphatidylinositol 4-kinase beta 1-like isoform X1, producing MNLARHIFLGVCFPLGKGMYRVLHIPVDEAVLLNSREKAPYMICLEVLRCEMPSNFKETSSSQKLSQGGIPLANGDAFLQKPPPWEYPLRTAQEVYRNSNDRMSRSTAEAIDQAMTHVSQPKTKFVSLNLSVET from the exons ATGAATCTTGCCCGTCATATATTTCTAGGAGTCTGTTTTCCGCTGGGAAAGGGCATGTATCGTGTGCTTCATATACCAGTAGATGAAGCTGTTCTCTTGAACTCTAGGGAGAAGGCACCGTACATGATCTGCTTAGAAGTTTTGAGATGTGAAATGCCAAG TAATTTCAAGGAGACATCCAGTTCTCAGAAGCTTTCTCAAGGTGGAATTCCTTTGGCAAATGGAGATGCTTTCTTGCAAAAACCACCCCCTTGGGAATATCCGTTACGGACAGCACAAGAGGTTTACCGTAATAGCAATGATAGGATGTCCAGATCAACTGCTGAGGCAATTGACCAGGCAATGACTCATGTATCTCAgcctaaaacaaaatttgttaGCTTGAATCTTTCGGTGGAAACATGA
- the LOC101489572 gene encoding phosphatidylinositol 4-kinase beta 1-like isoform X2 yields MYRVLHIPVDEAVLLNSREKAPYMICLEVLRCEMPSNFKETSSSQKLSQGGIPLANGDAFLQKPPPWEYPLRTAQEVYRNSNDRMSRSTAEAIDQAMTHVSQPKTKFVSLNLSVET; encoded by the exons ATGTATCGTGTGCTTCATATACCAGTAGATGAAGCTGTTCTCTTGAACTCTAGGGAGAAGGCACCGTACATGATCTGCTTAGAAGTTTTGAGATGTGAAATGCCAAG TAATTTCAAGGAGACATCCAGTTCTCAGAAGCTTTCTCAAGGTGGAATTCCTTTGGCAAATGGAGATGCTTTCTTGCAAAAACCACCCCCTTGGGAATATCCGTTACGGACAGCACAAGAGGTTTACCGTAATAGCAATGATAGGATGTCCAGATCAACTGCTGAGGCAATTGACCAGGCAATGACTCATGTATCTCAgcctaaaacaaaatttgttaGCTTGAATCTTTCGGTGGAAACATGA